In Diaphorobacter ruginosibacter, the genomic stretch GACGCCCGATGTGCGCTGGCTCGGCCACCTGCCGCGACAGAACGCCTCCGGCCAGAAGCCCATGCCCTCGCGCCACCTGGGACTGCTGCCCGCCGACGAATTGCATGATGCACAGGACCGCCTGGCCGAACTGGCACAGAGCCTCGGGCAGTCGGATCTGGGGCAGCTTCCATGGGAGGATTGGCTCGCGCACTGGCAGGTGCAGTTTCCGGCACCGGCAACCGGCAGTGCAGGTGATGCCGCCGCGACCGAAAACGGGCTGCTTTCCGGTCGCACCATCGCGATAGCGCGCGACGCGGCATTCAGCTTCATCTACCCCGCCAACCTCGCGTTCCTGCAGGCGCAAGGCGCCCGGTTGGCCTTCTTCTCGCCGCTGGCAGGCGACCCGCTGCCCGCCTGCGATGCGCTCTGGCTGCCCGGCGGCTATCCGGAGCTGCACACCGAGGCGCTGGGTCGCAGGCAGGATCTCGCGGTACAGATTGGCGCGCACTGGCAGGCAGGCAAGCCCATCTGGGCCGAATGCGGGGGCATGCTGGCGCTCATGCGGGAGCTCCACTGGCCCGCCCGGGAACTGCGGGCTCCGCTGCTGGGCGTCATACCCGGCGAGGTGACACAGCACCAGCGCCTGCAGGGACTGGGCATGCAGGGCTGGCAAAGCCCCTGGGGACTGCTGCGCGGGCATGGTTTCCATCACTCCAGCTGCGAAACCAGCCTGCCCGTGCTGGGCCATACGCAGCGCCTGATCGACGAACACGAGCTCGATGCGCAATCGCGCCTCGAACCCGTCTATTCACAGGGCTCGCTGCGCGCGAGCTATTTCCACGCGTGGTTCCCCTCGAACCCACGCGCGGCGGCCGGCCTGTTCACCGCGCCCGATCCGACGACGAGCCCTCTTCCCGGATCCGCCAGCGCTTGAGCAGCAGTGCATTGGTCATCACGCTGACCGAGCTCAACGCCATCGCGGCGCCCGCCACCACCGGGCTCAGGAAGCCCAGGGCCGCCAGGGGAATGCCGGCCACGTTGTACGCAAACGCCCAGAACAGGTTCTGGCGGATCTTGCGCACCGTGCGATGCGAGATGTCGAGCGCCGCCGCGACGAGCTTGGGATCGCCGCGCATCAGCGTGATACCGGCCGCATGCATCGCCACGTCCGTGCCATTGCCCATGGCCATGCCCACGTCTGCCGCAGCGAGCGCGGGCGCGTCGTTCACGCCATCCCCCACCATCGCGACCACATGGCCGCCCTGCTGGAGCTGCTTCACCGCGGCCGCCTTGTCTCCCGGCAGCACCTCGGCCATGACCTCGCCCCGATCGGGGTCGAGCCCCAGGCGCCGCGCCATGGCATAGGCGGCCCCCTTGTTGTCGCCCGAAATCATCACGCAGCGCACACCCTGGGCCTTGAGCTCGGCCAGCGCCTCCATCGCTCCGGGCTTGGGTTCGTCGCCAAACGCCAGCAGGGAGATCGCCACCAGCCCACTCGTGCGTCGCTCGGCGACCGCGGACACCGTGGCACCCTTTTCCTGCAGATCGGTCGCCTGGGCCGCCAATGCCCCCAGGTCGACATTCAGCTCCTGCATCCAGCGCAGGCTGCCGATCAGGTAGCTCCTTCCCGCCACCTCGCCTTCCGTGCCGCGGCCGGGCACGGCGCGCACGCCATCGGGCTCGGGAATCGCCACGCCACGCTCCTTGGCAGCCGCCACCACGGCTCGCGCCAGCGGGTGCTCGCTGCCGCTCTGCACACTCGCCACCGCGGCAAGGACGGCGGACTGATCGGCCAACTCAGCGGCCGATGGTTCCACGTGAAACGCGATCAGCCTGGGCTGGCCCACGGTCAGCGTGCCTGTCTTGTCGAAAGCCACGGTATCGACACGGTGGGCCAGCTCCAGCGCCTCGGCGTCCTTGATCAGAATGCCGTTCTTCGCGGCCACGCCGGTGCCGGCCATGATCGCCGCGGGGGTCGCCAGGCCCAGCGCACAGGGACAGGCGATCACCAGCACCGCCACCGCATGGATCAGAGCGGCCTCCACGCCGGCGCCGTAGGCCATCCAGCCAAGGAAGGTGAGCAAGGCGATCACCAGCACCACGGGCACGAAGATGGCCGACACCTTGTCCACGGTGCGCTGGATCGGGGCCTTGGCCGCCTGCGCATCCTCCACCAGGCGGATGATCCGCGCCAGCACGGTCTCCGAGCCCACGGCCGAGACCTGCATCACGATGCGGCCGTCGCCGTTGATCGAGCCCCCCGTGAGCTGTGACCCGGCCTCGCGCACCACCGGCAGCGGCTCGCCGGTCAGCATCGATTCATCGACCTGCGTATGACCCTCGACGACCACTCCGTCCACCGGCACGCGCTCGCCGGGGCGCACCACCAGCTTGTCGCCCGCCATCACCTCGGCGATCGGCACGTCCACTTCACCGTCGCGCCCCATCAGGTGGGCCACATCGGGCCGCAGCGCATGCAGCGCGCGGATGGCCGCCGTGGTCTGCCGCTTGGCCCGGGCCTCCAGCCACTTGCCCAGCAGCACCAGCGTGATCACCACCGCCGAGGCCTCGAAGTACAGGTGCGGCGTGTGGCCCGGATGCGCGGTGAGCCACAGCCACAAGGACAGCCCGAAGCCCGCGCTGGTGCCGATCGCCACCAGCAGGTCCATGTTGCCCGACAGCGCCCGGGCCGCATGCCAGCCCGCCTTGTAGAAGCGCGCACCCAGGATGAACTGCACGGGCGCGGCCAGCAGGAACTGCGCCCAGGCTGGCAGCATCCAGTGCTGGCCGAACAGGTCGCCGAACATCGGCAGCACCAGCGGCGCGGACAACAGCAGGCCGATCGCGACCGGCATGAAGCCCGCCCAGGGCGACTTCGATTCCTCGCTCGCTTCCTGCTCCGCCACGGAGCGCGGCTCGTAGCCCGCATTGCGCACCGCGCGGCGCAGGATCGCATCGATATCGGCCTGCGTCGCTGCATCGCCGAGCGTGATGTGTGCACGCTCGGTGGCCAGGTTCACCGTGGCGTCCTGCACGCCTGGAACCTTGCGCAGCGCACGCTCGACGCGCCCCACGCAGCTCGCGCAGGTCATGCCGCCGATGCCGAGATCGACTACCGAAACAGGAGTTGGGGTGGTTGCAGTGTTGTTCATGGATTGGAAGTTAAGGTTTGACATGATGTGAAGGTCAAGCCCTTTCTGCCCTTTCTTTTCATTTTTTTGCGTTGTCCCATGTGTGGACGCACCGGCGTCGTCATAGCCGGCACGTTCATCCCATGAACCGCTTGACTCTGACATGGTGTCAAGGTACACCATGGCATCGGTTCATTTCGATCCATTGAATTCCTCGAATTCATTCCATTCACCGCTCACAAGGAGAAACCCATGAAATACACATTCCAGGTTCAAGGCATGACCTGCGGCCATTGCGAACGCGCCGTGGTGCATGCAGTGCGTGAAGTCGATGCCGATGCGCTCGTCAAGGTCGACCTGCCCACCGGCCAGGTCACCGTGGAGAGCGACAAGTCGCGCGATGCGCTGGCCAACGCCATTCAGGAAGAAGGCTACAAAGTCGCGGCATGACCACCACGTCCGCCCCGAGATCCCCCGCCGTCCGGACACCGCCCGTGCGCTGGCCCGTGGCGATCGGCGTGGCGGCCGAACGCGCCGGTGTCTCGGCGCGCATGGTGCGCCACTATGAGTCGCTCGGCCTGCTGCCGGGCGTCTCGCGCACCGACAGCGGCTATCGGCAATACAACGAGGCCGACGTGCACACGCTGCGCTTCATACGCCGCTCGCGTGATCTCGGTTTCTCGATGGAGGAAATCGCCACGCTGCTCGGCCTGTGGAAAGACAAGGAGCGCGCAAGCGCGGAGGTCAAGAAAGTGGCCCAGGCCCATATCCTCAACCTGTCCGAACGCATTGTGGCGATGCAGGACATCCAGCGCAGCCTGCAGACACTGGTGCATTGCTGCCATGGCGACGAGCGGCCGGACTGTCCGATCCTCGAAGAGCTGGCCAGCGAACAAATCGCGCATCCGCGGAGCCATTCCGAGCCTGCGCCCTGAGCGCGCCACCCGAGCCGGCCGGACCGCCTCAGATCCGGCAAAGGAAAAACACAAGGAAAAAGAAAAGGGAGCACCGCAGAGAAACGGGCTCCCTTTTTTTCCTGGCCGGCCCGCCCGGCAGCGCTCGGGCAGGCAGTTATCCACCGGAAGGACGTCCTGCTTAAAAAACAGGCAAAACCACTGGCGCCGGCATTCAGGCTGCCGAAGGTGCCGGCTTGATGAAGGCCTCGACCTTGCCCTTGAGCGTGATGAGCAGCGGGCGCCCCTTGCGGTCCAGCGTCTTGCCCGCGGGAACCTTGATCCAGCCCTCGCTCACACAGTACTCCTCCACGTCGAAGCGCTCCTTGCCGTTGAAGGTGATGCCGATGTCGTGCTCGAAGAACTCCGGCTTGTGGTGCGGGCTGCGGGGGTCGATGGACAGGCGATCGGGCAATGCGGGCTGGTTGTTCGCGGTATCGGTCACGGTTTTCTGATCTCTTGGTTCTGGGAAAGGCGCCATTGTCCCGCAAACATCCTGTCAGCCACTACCTGTACCCCACCAACCCGCTCCAGAGACGCTGGCCCGATCAGTTATGCAAGCTCGCTGCTCCATTGTGGCCAATGGCTTTTTCAACACCTCTCATGCTTCTATTTTTATAGCAATAAATCAGTTATTCACGTGGTTTATATCACTATTTCATGAAAAATTGACGATTGTGGATAACTTTGAGGATCAATGACTGACAACCCACCAGTTATTCACAGGCCGCCGAATTCCGTCCGATTTATCCCCATTCGACGTGCACCAGCAGCCGGGTCGGCTCCACATGCTTGCGATTCCTGCAAACCATTGAAGAAAAAAGAAAAAAACAGCTTATCCACAGGTGAGTTGCTTACTTATTACTACTAACATTCTTCAATAACACCTTTAAAGAACAACCACAGGAAAACCTTGGAGACGCCGCGCCCGGAAAAAACGGAAGGGATGCAGGAGTTCAGGGAAAAATACACAGTTATCCCTGGAAAATGCGCAGTTCCTGTGGATAACCTTGAATAACTCTGGATAACTTCTGCCCGCAACAAAAAAAGCCGCTTTGGCAAAGCCAAAGCGGCGGTACGAAGCAGGCATCAGAGAGAAGGTGCGGCCGGATTTGCTTGGGCCCAACCCCACCCTGGCGCCTCTTCAAGGCACCTTACAAGCCCCTGGAGCGTTTTTTCAGCGCAGCATGAGGTAGCCCACCCCGATAGCCGCCACGAGCCCCACAGCGTCCGCAATCAGTGCACAGGCCAGGGCATGGCGTGCGTGGCGTACGCCCACGCTGCCGAAATACACCGCCAGCACGTAGAACGTCGTCTCCGTCGATCCCTGCACGATGGCGGCGAGGCGGCCCGCAAACGAATCCACGCCATAGGTCTGCAGCACGTCGATCATCAGTCCGCGCGCACCCGCGCCTGAGAGAACCTTCATCAGGCCCACCGGCAGGGCCGGCAGGAAATCGGTATCCAGCCCCGCCCCGCTCACTAGTGCACCGATGGCGGCCAGCACCGCGTTCATGCAGCCTGAGGCACGGAATACGCCGATCGCCACCAGGATCGCGATCAGGTACGGAACGATCTGAATCGCCACGCCGAAACCTTCCTTGGCTCCATCGATGAAGGCGTCGTACACATTCACCCTTTTCCAGGCCCCCACCACGATGAACAGCATCACGATGCCGAGAATGACTCCGGCGCCGACGGCTCCGGTGATGCGCGCAGCCTGTTCGGCGGGCAATCGCGCGAGGGCCGTGACCAGCGCCGCCATCAGGCCGCCAAGCACCAGCACCGGCACCAGCAGCTTCGCGCGCCACAGGGGCAGGCGCTGGCAGACTGCAACGGCCATCACACCCGCGAGCAGCGAGATGAAGGTGACGATGAGCGTGGGCAGGAAGATGTCGGCCGCATTGAAGCCCGCGCCCAGGCCCTGCTTGAGCGCCACGCTCTGCCGGATGGCGATCACCGAGGTGGGAATCAGCGTGAGGCCTGCCGTGTTCATCACCACGAACATGATCTGCGCGTTGCTCGCGGTATCGGGCCGCTCGGTGTTGAGCGACTGCAGCTCACGCATGGCCTTGAGTCCGAGCGGAGTGGCCGCGTTGTCCAGGCCGAGCAGGTTGGCCGAGATGTTCATGGTCATCGCCCCCTGGGCCGGATGGCCGTCGGGTACGCCGGGAAACAGCCGCGTGAGCAGCGGGCTGGCGACGCGCGCGAGCAGCTCGATCATGCCGGCCTTCTCGCCCACGCGCATCAGCCCGAGCCACAGGCACATGATGCCGGCGAGGCCCAGCGAAATCTCGAAGCCCGAACGCGCACCGTCGAACATTGCGGTGAGCAATGCCTGAAAGATGCCGTCGTCGCCCGTGAACCACCGCCAGAGTGCGGTGACGAAGGCTGCAATGAAGAAGCCGATCCAGACCCAGTTGAGTGCCATCCCCGGATGGTAGCGGCTCGGGCACGGCGAACGGGACGGCGAGCCGTGGCAGACTCGGGGCACCATGACCGATCCCACGCTGCTCGTTGCCGACGACCATCCGCTGTTCCGCGCGGCGCTGATCCAGGTGCTGCACGAACGCTTTCCGCAGTTCCGTGCGCTCGAGGCCGCGAGCGCGCAGACCCTGGGCACGGCGCTGAAGGAGCACCCGGAAATCGAACTGGTGCTGCTCGACCTGGCCATGCCCGGCGCCCGCGGCTTTTCCTCGCTGCTGCACGTGCGCGGCGAGTACCCTGAAATCCCCGTGGTGGTGATCTCGTCCAATGAACACCCGCGCGTGATCCGTCGCGCGCAGCAGTTCGGCGCGGCGGGCTTCATCCCGAAGTCCGCGTCGGCCCATGACATGGGCGCGGCGATCCAGGAAGTGCTCGATGGCGAGCTGTCTTTCCCGCACACCGATGCCGAGAGTTCGCAGGCCGATGCCGAACTGGCGGCACGCCTCGCGCAGCT encodes the following:
- a CDS encoding nucleoside recognition domain-containing protein, with the translated sequence MALNWVWIGFFIAAFVTALWRWFTGDDGIFQALLTAMFDGARSGFEISLGLAGIMCLWLGLMRVGEKAGMIELLARVASPLLTRLFPGVPDGHPAQGAMTMNISANLLGLDNAATPLGLKAMRELQSLNTERPDTASNAQIMFVVMNTAGLTLIPTSVIAIRQSVALKQGLGAGFNAADIFLPTLIVTFISLLAGVMAVAVCQRLPLWRAKLLVPVLVLGGLMAALVTALARLPAEQAARITGAVGAGVILGIVMLFIVVGAWKRVNVYDAFIDGAKEGFGVAIQIVPYLIAILVAIGVFRASGCMNAVLAAIGALVSGAGLDTDFLPALPVGLMKVLSGAGARGLMIDVLQTYGVDSFAGRLAAIVQGSTETTFYVLAVYFGSVGVRHARHALACALIADAVGLVAAIGVGYLMLR
- a CDS encoding DUF3297 family protein, with the translated sequence MAPFPEPRDQKTVTDTANNQPALPDRLSIDPRSPHHKPEFFEHDIGITFNGKERFDVEEYCVSEGWIKVPAGKTLDRKGRPLLITLKGKVEAFIKPAPSAA
- a CDS encoding cobyrinate a,c-diamide synthase gives rise to the protein MKSEACCPALLIAAPASGQGKTTVTSALAHLLAARGKRVRVFKCGPDFLDPTWLALASGQPVDNLDLAMCGRSDIEQRLAQAAADSDVILVEAVMGLFDGTRSAADIAALWNLPVLLVIDASAMAETFGALAFGLANYRPGLRIAGVLANRVASERHAQMLRRSVTPDVRWLGHLPRQNASGQKPMPSRHLGLLPADELHDAQDRLAELAQSLGQSDLGQLPWEDWLAHWQVQFPAPATGSAGDAAATENGLLSGRTIAIARDAAFSFIYPANLAFLQAQGARLAFFSPLAGDPLPACDALWLPGGYPELHTEALGRRQDLAVQIGAHWQAGKPIWAECGGMLALMRELHWPARELRAPLLGVIPGEVTQHQRLQGLGMQGWQSPWGLLRGHGFHHSSCETSLPVLGHTQRLIDEHELDAQSRLEPVYSQGSLRASYFHAWFPSNPRAAAGLFTAPDPTTSPLPGSASA
- a CDS encoding heavy metal translocating P-type ATPase, with the protein product MNNTATTPTPVSVVDLGIGGMTCASCVGRVERALRKVPGVQDATVNLATERAHITLGDAATQADIDAILRRAVRNAGYEPRSVAEQEASEESKSPWAGFMPVAIGLLLSAPLVLPMFGDLFGQHWMLPAWAQFLLAAPVQFILGARFYKAGWHAARALSGNMDLLVAIGTSAGFGLSLWLWLTAHPGHTPHLYFEASAVVITLVLLGKWLEARAKRQTTAAIRALHALRPDVAHLMGRDGEVDVPIAEVMAGDKLVVRPGERVPVDGVVVEGHTQVDESMLTGEPLPVVREAGSQLTGGSINGDGRIVMQVSAVGSETVLARIIRLVEDAQAAKAPIQRTVDKVSAIFVPVVLVIALLTFLGWMAYGAGVEAALIHAVAVLVIACPCALGLATPAAIMAGTGVAAKNGILIKDAEALELAHRVDTVAFDKTGTLTVGQPRLIAFHVEPSAAELADQSAVLAAVASVQSGSEHPLARAVVAAAKERGVAIPEPDGVRAVPGRGTEGEVAGRSYLIGSLRWMQELNVDLGALAAQATDLQEKGATVSAVAERRTSGLVAISLLAFGDEPKPGAMEALAELKAQGVRCVMISGDNKGAAYAMARRLGLDPDRGEVMAEVLPGDKAAAVKQLQQGGHVVAMVGDGVNDAPALAAADVGMAMGNGTDVAMHAAGITLMRGDPKLVAAALDISHRTVRKIRQNLFWAFAYNVAGIPLAALGFLSPVVAGAAMALSSVSVMTNALLLKRWRIREEGSSSDRAR
- a CDS encoding heavy-metal-associated domain-containing protein gives rise to the protein MKYTFQVQGMTCGHCERAVVHAVREVDADALVKVDLPTGQVTVESDKSRDALANAIQEEGYKVAA
- the cueR gene encoding Cu(I)-responsive transcriptional regulator, producing MTTTSAPRSPAVRTPPVRWPVAIGVAAERAGVSARMVRHYESLGLLPGVSRTDSGYRQYNEADVHTLRFIRRSRDLGFSMEEIATLLGLWKDKERASAEVKKVAQAHILNLSERIVAMQDIQRSLQTLVHCCHGDERPDCPILEELASEQIAHPRSHSEPAP
- a CDS encoding response regulator, whose protein sequence is MTDPTLLVADDHPLFRAALIQVLHERFPQFRALEAASAQTLGTALKEHPEIELVLLDLAMPGARGFSSLLHVRGEYPEIPVVVISSNEHPRVIRRAQQFGAAGFIPKSASAHDMGAAIQEVLDGELSFPHTDAESSQADAELAARLAQLTPQQFRVLMCLADGLLNKQIGHELGLAENTVKVHVTAILKKLECYSRTQAAVLVKSLEPESGI